The proteins below come from a single Spiroplasma endosymbiont of Atherix ibis genomic window:
- a CDS encoding DDE-type integrase/transposase/recombinase, which yields MPTHFNSLYSAKRWSLYFKLNYIEPFRINHKKLEHIFKKFNHIAYYIKKQNKHEIKKYKETIRKNYLKEAKEMGFENIWTSDITQFSVKTKKGYICTVQDNLTGEIIGKSKRIDNQKTNFVLEALKMAYKNKKYLGPILLHSDNGNQYTSENYINLCNDLQIIRSYSKPGTTHHNGKHESFHSRLKDETIRTCHIENINQCLKIAWAWLDFYNNDKIRINKKW from the coding sequence ATGCCTACTCACTTCAACTCACTTTATAGTGCTAAAAGATGATCTTTATATTTTAAATTGAATTATATTGAACCTTTTAGGATAAATCACAAAAAATTAGAACATATATTTAAAAAATTTAATCATATTGCATATTATATTAAGAAACAAAATAAACATGAAATTAAAAAATATAAAGAAACTATTAGAAAAAATTATCTTAAAGAAGCAAAAGAAATGGGATTTGAAAACATTTGAACTAGTGACATAACTCAATTTTCAGTTAAAACAAAAAAAGGTTATATTTGCACAGTTCAAGATAATTTAACTGGAGAAATAATAGGAAAATCTAAAAGAATAGATAATCAAAAAACAAATTTTGTGCTTGAAGCTTTAAAAATGGCATATAAAAATAAAAAATATTTAGGTCCAATATTATTACATTCAGATAATGGAAATCAATATACTTCTGAAAACTACATAAATTTATGTAATGATTTGCAAATCATTAGAAGTTATTCAAAACCAGGAACAACTCATCATAATGGCAAGCATGAAAGTTTTCATAGTCGTTTAAAAGATGAAACTATAAGAACATGTCATATTGAAAACATCAATCAATGCTTAAAAATAGCATGAGCATGATTAGATTTTTATAATAATGATAAAATTAGAATAAATAAAAAATGATAA
- the pyrH gene encoding UMP kinase → MALKFKRVLLKISGEALKGSGDIYDKEKLDEVAKQVIHLTKQGLQIGIVIGGGNIWRGKLADTLELFRIEADYMGMLATIMNALAFEATLRKLGFDKVKVYSSLEIKTVTSSYNYRNAREKLDEGYVTIFAGGTGYSYFTTDTGASIRAIEIKADALLMAKNGTKGVYDSDPNTNTEAKFLKNLTHNDLVSKNLKVMDSTAAALSRDGKLEIVVFDMNGTDNIIKIAHGELECTVIK, encoded by the coding sequence ATGGCATTAAAATTTAAAAGAGTTTTATTGAAAATATCTGGTGAAGCCTTAAAAGGAAGTGGAGATATTTATGATAAGGAAAAACTAGATGAAGTTGCAAAACAAGTTATTCATTTAACAAAACAAGGATTGCAAATTGGTATTGTCATTGGAGGAGGAAATATTTGAAGAGGTAAATTGGCAGATACTCTTGAATTATTTAGAATAGAAGCTGATTATATGGGAATGCTTGCAACAATTATGAATGCTCTAGCATTTGAAGCAACACTAAGGAAATTGGGATTTGATAAAGTAAAAGTATATTCTTCTTTAGAAATCAAAACAGTTACAAGTTCATATAACTATAGAAATGCAAGAGAAAAACTTGATGAAGGTTATGTAACAATATTTGCTGGAGGTACTGGTTATAGTTATTTTACAACTGATACAGGAGCAAGCATAAGAGCTATAGAAATAAAAGCAGATGCTTTATTAATGGCTAAAAATGGAACAAAGGGAGTTTATGATTCAGATCCAAATACAAACACTGAAGCAAAATTTTTAAAAAATTTAACTCATAATGATTTAGTAAGTAAAAATTTAAAAGTTATGGATTCAACTGCAGCTGCATTATCAAGAGATGGCAAGTTAGAAATAGTTGTATTTGATATGAATGGAACAGATAATATAATTAAAATTGCACATGGTGAATTAGAATGCACTGTAATTAAATAA
- a CDS encoding ThiF family adenylyltransferase, with product MDKIIFLIGVGVTGGLLVGKLAKFLSNNDNLVLIDGDKVEYKNVMRQPFQIHDVYNYKAESLAKKINSISRFKNCYSINKFLNKENSLFKIIKSFNNEFNKAIIISCVDNHKTRILIEKSTDMFKKWLLEKDFSWMGYSQTSDVIYIDSANEDIYGDILINEFRSNIYNLKIEKETELKISEEICE from the coding sequence ATGGATAAAATAATATTTTTAATTGGAGTAGGAGTCACTGGCGGTCTTCTTGTTGGGAAACTAGCAAAATTTTTATCAAATAATGATAATTTAGTATTAATTGATGGAGATAAAGTTGAATATAAAAACGTTATGCGACAACCTTTTCAAATTCATGATGTTTACAATTATAAAGCTGAAAGTTTAGCTAAAAAAATAAATAGTATAAGTAGATTTAAAAATTGTTATTCTATTAATAAATTTTTAAATAAAGAGAATTCTTTATTTAAAATAATTAAATCTTTTAACAATGAATTTAATAAAGCAATAATAATAAGTTGTGTTGATAATCATAAAACTAGAATACTTATTGAAAAATCAACAGATATGTTTAAAAAATGATTATTAGAAAAAGATTTTAGTTGAATGGGATATTCTCAAACTTCAGATGTAATTTATATTGATTCAGCAAATGAAGATATTTATGGTGATATTTTAATTAATGAATTTAGAAGTAATATTTATAATTTAAAAATTGAAAAAGAAACAGAACTAAAAATATCAGAAGAAATTTGTGAATAG
- the frr gene encoding ribosome recycling factor: protein MINEIVQLAELNMQDSIESFKDYLSKVRTGRANANMLNSVMVDFYGTLTPINQTAQISSPEPQQLVIKPYDRSQVGAVIAGINKADLGLNTIGEADLVRINIPALTEDIRKDLVKKMLKELEGFKVRVRNTRRDANDKIKKDTSSPEDIKKDLENQIQKLTDKYIDILDNLAKEKEAELMKI, encoded by the coding sequence ATGATAAATGAAATAGTTCAATTAGCAGAACTTAATATGCAAGATTCAATAGAAAGTTTCAAAGATTACTTATCAAAAGTTAGAACTGGAAGAGCAAATGCAAATATGTTAAATAGTGTAATGGTTGATTTTTATGGAACACTAACACCGATTAATCAAACTGCACAAATTTCATCACCTGAACCACAACAATTAGTTATTAAACCTTATGATAGAAGTCAAGTTGGAGCTGTGATTGCAGGAATTAATAAAGCTGATTTAGGATTAAATACAATTGGAGAAGCTGATCTAGTTAGAATTAATATACCTGCTCTAACTGAAGATATTAGAAAAGATTTGGTTAAAAAAATGTTAAAAGAACTTGAGGGATTTAAAGTTAGAGTTAGAAATACAAGAAGAGATGCTAACGATAAAATTAAAAAAGATACAAGTTCACCTGAAGATATTAAAAAAGATTTAGAAAATCAAATTCAAAAATTAACAGATAAATATATTGATATTTTGGATAACTTAGCAAAAGAAAAAGAAGCTGAATTAATGAAAATATAA
- a CDS encoding helix-turn-helix domain-containing protein codes for MAKKGQKFRKWTQEEKEKIIELSLNCYSLKEIALKFNSTTGSIGTIIKKYKNAKISEAKHRLPYKIDYSISQNANDLFIGVLFDYNKELIKENNILKKQWASKGETKKK; via the coding sequence ATGGCTAAAAAAGGACAAAAGTTTAGAAAATGAACTCAAGAAGAAAAAGAAAAAATTATTGAGTTAAGTTTGAATTGCTATTCTCTAAAAGAAATAGCATTAAAATTTAACTCAACTACTGGATCAATTGGAACAATAATTAAAAAATATAAAAATGCAAAGATAAGTGAAGCAAAACATCGCTTGCCTTATAAAATAGATTACAGCATATCTCAAAATGCAAATGATTTGTTTATAGGAGTTCTATTCGACTATAATAAAGAATTAATTAAGGAGAATAATATTTTAAAAAAGCAATGAGCCTCCAAGGGCGAAACCAAAAAGAAATAA
- a CDS encoding Mbov_0401 family ICE element transposase-like protein: MRRTIITKFGEVTYKRTKFINKYNGKCSFLADPYMEIEKYQIISFSLEKEIIESFNHGESHIIVWEKIKKSNITKRTILNILKRNAKFDFKNLYLSNEEFKNDLPVYVDIDDCWTTVRFKNKKRWFRVRVAVAYQGKQKEGKRNKLINKKVFLKTFLKDKSCNTYDYSYWLKNEIEKNYGSLTNKKFVICGEGANWISEIANNLGAEFVLDKFHLFQKIYFCFPYKRSKNKSKLMKLYELAIDKYKSKNIKSLINFLSENIDSIGLKNERIKETIKYISNNIKGIENHFKDWYIGCFAKSAVSHLVKSIKGYGAKIYNKKTFELLINLKATKINNIDILEIIYFKFKENLEDQIYDNLKMFIPNRHNNFVKRNLKLAKIPILDSKKSSYNELIRKLIH, from the coding sequence ATAAGAAGAACTATAATTACTAAATTTGGAGAAGTTACTTATAAAAGAACAAAGTTTATAAATAAGTACAATGGTAAATGTAGTTTCTTAGCAGATCCATATATGGAAATAGAAAAATATCAAATAATATCATTTTCTTTAGAAAAAGAAATTATTGAATCATTTAATCATGGTGAAAGTCATATTATAGTTTGAGAAAAAATTAAAAAATCAAATATTACAAAAAGAACAATATTAAATATTTTAAAACGAAATGCTAAATTTGATTTTAAAAATTTATATTTATCTAATGAAGAATTTAAAAATGATTTACCTGTTTATGTGGATATTGATGATTGTTGAACAACAGTTAGATTTAAAAATAAAAAAAGATGATTTAGAGTTAGGGTTGCTGTTGCATATCAAGGAAAACAAAAAGAAGGTAAAAGAAATAAATTAATTAATAAAAAAGTATTTTTAAAAACTTTTTTAAAAGATAAGTCATGTAATACTTATGATTATTCATATTGATTAAAAAACGAAATAGAAAAAAATTATGGAAGTTTAACTAATAAAAAATTTGTAATTTGTGGAGAGGGGGCAAATTGGATTTCAGAAATTGCAAATAATTTAGGAGCGGAATTTGTTTTAGATAAATTTCATTTATTTCAAAAAATATATTTTTGTTTTCCTTATAAAAGAAGTAAAAATAAAAGTAAATTAATGAAATTATATGAATTAGCTATTGATAAATATAAATCTAAAAATATTAAATCTTTAATTAATTTTTTATCTGAAAATATTGATTCAATTGGTTTAAAAAATGAAAGAATTAAGGAAACTATTAAATATATTTCAAATAATATTAAAGGAATTGAAAATCATTTTAAAGATTGATATATTGGATGTTTTGCTAAAAGTGCAGTAAGTCACCTAGTGAAATCCATTAAAGGTTATGGAGCTAAAATTTATAATAAAAAAACATTTGAGTTACTTATTAATTTAAAAGCAACAAAAATTAATAATATTGATATTTTAGAAATAATTTATTTTAAGTTTAAAGAAAATTTAGAAGATCAAATATATGATAATTTAAAAATGTTTATTCCAAATAGGCATAATAATTTTGTAAAACGAAATTTAAAATTAGCTAAAATTCCTATTTTGGATTCTAAAAAATCTTCATATAATGAACTAATTAGAAAATTAATACATTAA
- a CDS encoding UvrD-helicase domain-containing protein, producing MRFDYIMVDEFQDTNYTQFDLIKWLTKS from the coding sequence ATGCGTTTTGATTATATTATGGTTGATGAATTTCAAGATACAAATTATACTCAATTTGATTTAATTAAGTGATTAACAAAATCTTAA
- a CDS encoding ATP-binding protein has translation MIKTKFNVDQDLDYIKFNSLFEKVKQKENFKNNGIYIYGKPGVGKTTFINKFVENSKSNS, from the coding sequence ATGATTAAAACTAAATTCAATGTTGATCAAGATTTAGATTATATAAAATTTAATTCTTTATTTGAAAAAGTTAAACAAAAAGAAAATTTTAAAAATAATGGAATTTATATCTACGGTAAACCAGGAGTTGGTAAAACCACTTTTATTAATAAATTTGTTGAAAATTCAAAATCTAATTCTTAA
- a CDS encoding IS3 family transposase, producing MSKEEKINFIKSRDYKTTIKELLELLNLKKSYWDKYKNHCFIDKKNKFDYIKYDILKVFNDNRKQFGYRQVSKEISHKYSTYIIRKVMRENKIIARFAKNQLKKANKRKLQNSNVEYPDLVQRKYSAVKEKYKILYTDITYLIWKGKKAYKSTIIDGFTKEVISSDISYKMSAKFVIATLKRAINVIKKIKDPSGIIIHSDHGVQYTSKTWKTVCDSNNLIISMGAKKTCADNIVIESYHSLLKKWTIHNNKYESLEHYITDVIEWDKWYNSKKSQNSFLNIEWKNKDVFYGTITI from the coding sequence ATGTCTAAAGAGGAAAAAATAAATTTTATTAAATCAAGAGATTATAAAACAACAATTAAGGAACTACTCGAGTTACTAAATTTAAAAAAATCCTATTGAGATAAATATAAAAATCATTGTTTCATAGATAAAAAAAATAAATTTGATTATATAAAATACGATATTTTAAAAGTATTTAATGATAATAGAAAGCAATTTGGATATAGGCAAGTTTCAAAAGAAATATCTCATAAATATTCAACATATATAATTCGAAAAGTAATGCGAGAAAATAAAATTATAGCTAGATTTGCTAAAAATCAATTAAAAAAAGCAAATAAAAGAAAACTACAAAATTCAAATGTAGAATATCCAGATCTTGTTCAAAGAAAATATAGTGCTGTCAAAGAAAAATACAAAATTTTATATACAGATATTACTTATTTAATTTGAAAAGGAAAGAAAGCTTATAAATCAACAATAATCGATGGATTCACAAAAGAAGTTATTTCATCAGATATTTCTTATAAAATGTCTGCAAAATTTGTAATTGCTACTTTAAAAAGAGCAATTAATGTTATTAAAAAAATAAAAGATCCGAGTGGAATAATTATTCACTCAGATCATGGAGTTCAATACACAAGCAAAACGTGAAAAACTGTTTGTGATTCGAACAATTTAATTATATCAATGGGAGCGAAAAAAACATGTGCAGATAACATTGTTATTGAAAGTTATCACTCTTTACTTAAAAAATGAACAATTCATAATAACAAATATGAATCACTTGAACATTATATAACTGATGTTATTGAATGAGATAAATGATATAACTCAAAAAAATCTCAAAATAGTTTTTTAAATATAGAATGAAAAAATAAAGATGTCTTTTATGGCACAATAACTATATAA
- a CDS encoding Sapep family Mn(2+)-dependent dipeptidase: MNVEKDILLGQYFDQALEETKKIVAIPSYRRDLTYGAAVNEDIKKVLKHCIELLKSFGFETFVAPDYRYGYADYETGDKLFGIICHLDVVPAGNIDEWKTNPFEPIIKDGKLIGRGTFDDKGPTMINIFAFKYLIDHGFKPDYKIRFIFGTSEETNWECMEAYVKNEQLCDLGYVPDGHFPVVYAEKWIADVDLIGKFNSEFEISGGEVYNAVNDLVKYKGPKQKEIASWLKENSIDSYENEGYLFVKGVSAHGSLPFKGISASTWLLKAIDKSGLKHPLAQFVAKYGHLNFDMKEIFGDLTDETGNLTACNGIINISKDDFRFTINFRIPCTRDPKKDVVDVLEKFVKDKGLELKLSSIEDRVYFPKDSDVVKNIMEVYKEVTGDLNAEPIAIGGGTFAKSMPNMIAFGAEFDLNDSTMHAYNEYVKIDDLKKMMEIYAKSLVKLTKFK, translated from the coding sequence AAAAGATATATTACTTGGTCAATATTTTGATCAAGCCTTAGAAGAAACAAAAAAAATAGTTGCAATTCCTTCATATAGAAGAGATTTAACATATGGAGCTGCTGTTAACGAAGATATTAAAAAAGTTTTAAAACATTGTATAGAATTATTAAAATCTTTTGGTTTTGAAACATTTGTAGCTCCAGATTATAGATATGGTTATGCAGACTATGAAACTGGTGATAAATTATTTGGTATTATTTGTCACTTAGATGTTGTTCCAGCTGGAAATATTGATGAGTGAAAAACTAATCCATTTGAACCTATAATTAAAGATGGAAAATTAATAGGTAGAGGAACTTTTGATGATAAAGGACCTACAATGATTAATATTTTTGCTTTTAAATATTTAATTGATCATGGATTTAAACCAGATTATAAAATAAGATTTATTTTTGGAACAAGTGAAGAAACAAATTGAGAATGTATGGAAGCTTATGTTAAAAATGAACAATTATGTGATTTGGGATATGTTCCAGATGGACATTTTCCAGTTGTTTATGCTGAAAAATGAATTGCTGATGTAGATTTAATTGGAAAATTTAATTCAGAATTTGAAATAAGTGGAGGAGAAGTTTATAATGCAGTAAACGATTTGGTTAAATATAAAGGACCAAAACAAAAAGAAATAGCTTCTTGATTAAAAGAAAACTCAATAGATTCATATGAAAATGAAGGATATTTATTTGTTAAAGGTGTATCAGCACATGGAAGTTTACCATTTAAAGGTATATCAGCTTCAACTTGATTGTTAAAAGCAATTGATAAAAGTGGATTAAAACATCCTTTAGCACAATTTGTTGCAAAATATGGACATTTAAATTTTGATATGAAAGAAATTTTTGGAGATTTAACAGATGAAACTGGTAATTTAACAGCATGTAATGGAATTATAAACATTTCAAAAGATGATTTTAGATTTACAATAAATTTTAGAATTCCTTGTACAAGAGATCCTAAAAAAGATGTTGTAGATGTATTAGAAAAGTTTGTAAAAGATAAAGGTTTAGAATTAAAATTATCTTCAATTGAAGACAGAGTTTATTTTCCAAAAGATAGTGATGTTGTAAAAAACATTATGGAAGTTTATAAAGAAGTTACTGGAGATTTAAATGCAGAACCAATTGCAATTGGAGGGGGAACATTTGCAAAATCAATGCCTAATATGATTGCTTTTGGAGCAGAATTTGATTTAAATGATTCAACAATGCATGCTTACAATGAATATGTAAAAATAGATGATTTGAAAAAAATGATGGAAATTTATGCAAAATCATTGGTTAAATTAACAAAGTTTAAATAA
- the tsf gene encoding translation elongation factor Ts, producing MAVTPQLIKELREMTSAGMMDCKKALEATNGNIDEAVVWLRENGLAKAAKKADRVAAEGVSFAKTDGKRAIIFEVNSETDFVSKNDKFMTLIENIGNALLNSNASTLQEALEIKLDSGQTISEACIEATATIGEKIELRRIAAVEGEKLSIYNHANKRISVLLAFDGNIGDEDAYNVCMHVAAMEPKYLEESDVAQEFKDQEMHIIKETTDLTGKPENVAEGILKGKLNKKLADVTLLAQSFVMDEKQTVGNFVKSKGAKLTQMFRFEVGEGIEKNTTDFAAEVAAQLAGN from the coding sequence ATGGCAGTTACACCACAATTAATTAAAGAATTAAGAGAAATGACTTCTGCTGGAATGATGGACTGTAAAAAAGCTTTAGAAGCTACAAACGGAAACATTGATGAAGCAGTAGTATGATTAAGAGAAAATGGTTTAGCAAAAGCAGCTAAAAAAGCTGATAGAGTTGCAGCAGAAGGAGTTTCTTTTGCTAAAACAGATGGAAAAAGAGCAATTATATTTGAAGTAAATTCTGAAACAGATTTTGTTTCAAAAAATGATAAATTTATGACTTTAATTGAAAATATTGGAAATGCTTTATTAAATTCTAATGCATCAACTTTGCAAGAAGCATTAGAAATTAAATTAGATTCAGGACAAACAATTAGTGAAGCTTGTATAGAAGCAACAGCAACAATTGGAGAAAAAATTGAATTAAGAAGAATTGCTGCAGTTGAAGGTGAAAAATTATCAATTTATAATCATGCAAATAAAAGAATTTCAGTATTATTAGCATTTGATGGAAATATTGGAGATGAAGATGCTTACAATGTATGTATGCACGTTGCTGCTATGGAACCAAAATATTTAGAAGAATCAGATGTAGCTCAGGAATTTAAAGATCAAGAAATGCACATTATTAAAGAGACAACTGATTTAACAGGAAAACCTGAAAATGTAGCTGAAGGGATTTTAAAAGGTAAATTAAATAAAAAACTTGCTGATGTTACTTTATTAGCACAAAGTTTTGTTATGGATGAAAAACAAACTGTTGGAAATTTTGTTAAATCAAAAGGAGCAAAACTAACTCAAATGTTTAGGTTTGAAGTTGGAGAAGGTATTGAAAAAAACACTACAGATTTTGCAGCAGAAGTTGCAGCACAGTTAGCAGGTAATTAA
- a CDS encoding energy-coupled thiamine transporter ThiT translates to MNKNTIKLTISLSTIRILLFLALIIWAIISVINVGSEGTKMPIGKNITVSICFSLFFILFLLMNISLILNVIFDSSHLNNKIIIALSIITLNIETIIIYLKNIDFKKISFKMQKWTAFDITSIALLLGLYFAIGFVSSLIPPMPFYITISFKYIPLFFGAFILPLFGCITLCFLSATLTAFMPGTPLAFWQFLFDYWIPIFCIFIAYFFAPNIKLNKLINKISIWFAFITIPILIIYFSRVISGVIYWLNPNKVDVWKEFDWTNNIEYSFIYNSFNSIFDYVLLMICVPSICESLWVIKERFFFNKNLNN, encoded by the coding sequence ATGAATAAAAACACAATTAAATTAACAATTAGTTTATCAACTATTAGAATTTTATTATTTTTAGCTTTAATAATTTGAGCAATTATTTCAGTTATCAATGTTGGTTCAGAAGGAACAAAAATGCCTATAGGAAAAAATATTACTGTAAGTATTTGTTTTTCATTATTTTTTATATTATTTCTATTAATGAATATTTCATTAATATTAAATGTTATTTTTGACAGTTCGCATTTAAATAATAAAATAATTATTGCTCTCTCTATAATTACATTAAATATTGAAACAATAATTATATATTTGAAAAATATAGATTTCAAAAAAATAAGTTTTAAAATGCAGAAATGAACGGCATTTGATATAACATCAATTGCCTTACTTTTAGGTTTATATTTTGCAATAGGTTTTGTATCAAGTTTAATTCCACCAATGCCATTTTATATAACGATATCTTTTAAATATATACCTCTATTTTTTGGAGCCTTTATTTTACCATTGTTTGGATGTATAACACTTTGTTTTTTATCAGCAACTTTAACAGCTTTTATGCCAGGAACACCTCTAGCATTTTGACAATTTTTATTTGATTATTGAATACCTATATTTTGTATTTTCATTGCTTATTTTTTTGCACCAAATATTAAATTAAATAAATTAATAAATAAAATATCAATTTGATTTGCATTTATAACTATACCAATATTAATTATTTATTTTTCAAGAGTAATATCAGGAGTTATTTATTGATTAAATCCAAACAAAGTAGACGTATGAAAAGAATTTGATTGAACAAATAATATAGAGTATTCATTTATTTATAATTCTTTTAACAGTATTTTTGATTATGTACTATTAATGATTTGTGTACCTAGCATATGTGAATCACTTTGAGTTATTAAAGAAAGGTTTTTCTTTAATAAAAATTTAAATAACTAA
- the rpsB gene encoding 30S ribosomal protein S2 yields the protein MAKDLTREQLWDAGAQFGHQTKRWNPKMKPYIYGAKNKNHIIDLQQTIWRLEDVKKYVTSIGQKKEKIIFVGTKRSAKNAVKEAALRSGNFFVNSRWLGGTLTNMKTISLRIKALWDIENEEKTGKINLRPKKEQILIRKEKAKLEKTLGGIKQMHKLPAAMFVVDPKTDEIAVKEARKLRIPVIAICDTNVDPDMVDFVIPANDDIQESVNIITNFIVNVYAEAAGIKMQPSNLKVVAQKKEEKQYDGERKPYTPRNNDFNNERPAYKKPAVKNEEIK from the coding sequence ATGGCAAAAGATTTAACAAGAGAACAGTTATGAGACGCTGGAGCTCAATTTGGACATCAAACTAAACGTTGAAATCCAAAAATGAAACCATATATTTATGGAGCAAAAAACAAAAATCATATTATTGATTTACAACAAACAATTTGAAGATTAGAAGATGTTAAAAAATATGTTACTTCAATTGGACAAAAAAAAGAAAAAATTATTTTTGTTGGTACAAAAAGAAGTGCTAAAAATGCAGTAAAAGAAGCTGCATTAAGAAGTGGAAACTTTTTTGTTAACTCAAGATGATTGGGTGGAACTTTAACAAACATGAAAACTATTTCACTAAGAATTAAAGCTTTATGAGATATTGAAAATGAAGAAAAAACTGGAAAAATTAACTTAAGACCTAAAAAAGAACAAATTTTAATTAGAAAAGAAAAAGCAAAATTAGAAAAAACTTTAGGTGGAATTAAACAAATGCATAAACTACCTGCAGCTATGTTTGTAGTTGATCCAAAAACTGATGAAATTGCAGTAAAAGAAGCAAGAAAATTAAGAATACCAGTTATTGCAATTTGTGATACAAATGTGGATCCAGATATGGTTGACTTTGTAATTCCTGCAAATGATGATATTCAAGAATCAGTAAATATTATTACTAATTTTATAGTTAATGTTTATGCTGAAGCAGCTGGAATTAAAATGCAACCAAGTAATTTAAAAGTTGTTGCACAGAAAAAAGAAGAAAAACAATATGATGGAGAAAGAAAACCATATACACCAAGAAATAATGATTTTAATAATGAAAGACCAGCATATAAAAAACCTGCAGTAAAAAATGAAGAAATAAAATAG